CCACGAAGTTCAACTTCCCCAGCTTGCACATCTGATAGACGTTGATGCGAAAGTCCGGACAGACGCTCACCAGGCAATAGGCGTCCGTAGGGCTGAAACCATAGTCGGTGACGAGCCAGTCCATCAGGTGGAAGGTGGCTGTCTCCACGGCAACTTCCAGCGGCCGGTAGGCATGGACAGCCACAATGGAGCCGGGTTTTTCAATCCGCATAAAGGGAATGGACTTGCCCTTTGTCAACTCCAGGCTCAGGCGCACCGTGGCATTGGTCTCGGCTGCTGTCCCGGTAAACTCGGTGTCTCCCTGACTGGCATGGACATCGCCGAGATAGAAGCGGGCACCGGGATGAAAGATGGGCAGATAGACCTTGTTTCCGGGAGCCAGGTCACGAATGTCCAGGTTGCCTCCCCAGGCACCCTGACCGTCGCCGCTGGTGGTGACCTCCCGATCGGGGGCCACGCCCATGGTTCCGACAAAGGGAGTGATGGGCCACTGAATCCGTTCATTGAACTGCAGGGTCCCATCCCGGGTGGTTCCACTGGGCCCCGGTGCATGGGGGAAGATCCTGGTGGTGTATTGAGAGGAGAGCTCCGGCCAGCGGGTTGAGGCGCCCAGGGGACCGCGGTTGGGTCCCACCGCCGTCCAGGAAAAGTCCGCTACCGTGATGGCCTCGATGCTCACCTTGAGCAGGTCTCCCGGTTCTGCGCCTTCCAGCCAGACCGGCCCCCCGATGGGGTTGGCCAGCGGCGGGTCCCGGTCGAATCCCGGTCGCAGGCTTGGAATGGCCTTGTCGTCCGGGGTGCGGAAATAGCCGGTGCTGGCATCCCAGGTCTCGATTTCAAAGCTCTCGCCGGGCTCGACTCTCAACAGCGGCTCATCTTCCCAATCAAAGGCATACTTCCTGGCCAGATCGCGAGTGATTCTTTTCAAGGCGCCTCCTTGGTGGTCGTGGTGGGGAACGCTATTTTCTCACGAAACCGCTCCTGCTCCAGCGAAGTCGTGCACCGGCTGGTGCATCGGGCGATAAATCTGCCACCGCCCTGGCGGACCGATCAT
Above is a window of Acidobacteriota bacterium DNA encoding:
- a CDS encoding acetamidase/formamidase family protein, whose translation is MKRITRDLARKYAFDWEDEPLLRVEPGESFEIETWDASTGYFRTPDDKAIPSLRPGFDRDPPLANPIGGPVWLEGAEPGDLLKVSIEAITVADFSWTAVGPNRGPLGASTRWPELSSQYTTRIFPHAPGPSGTTRDGTLQFNERIQWPITPFVGTMGVAPDREVTTSGDGQGAWGGNLDIRDLAPGNKVYLPIFHPGARFYLGDVHASQGDTEFTGTAAETNATVRLSLELTKGKSIPFMRIEKPGSIVAVHAYRPLEVAVETATFHLMDWLVTDYGFSPTDAYCLVSVCPDFRINVYQMCKLGKLNFVAGAEIPMRYLDTSGLRPGADE